ATTTTCGCCCCTACTTCGTTTGGTACTAGCTGTGAATGGGTTTTCAATAACTTTGGTGTTTGTGTCTTGTTCCAAACCGATACTAAATGCATAAAACCATTTATCTTTTGAACCTCCCTCTTGTGCTAAACTAATAAATCTGGTTATCTCTCCAGTAGACCAAGCAAATGGTtccaattcaaaaaatttccCAATTTCATTTCCAACTGCAAAATGATATcttggtttcaattttgtgACCAACTCGGTGATTTCGTCATTGCCAACTGTGGTCAATTTGCATAATCTGCCAATAACCTGAGGCCACTCATACGttatcaaaatatcaatcTTAACTTCAGGAAGATCTAACGTCTTTTCTTGTGAATCGTTGTTTGTATATAATTTGGAAACTATCATAATAGTGATTCCTGATGTCGTTCTGATAACACTAAATGGTGGTTTAACAAATGTGAAATTTGTGGCCACATCAATTGAACTCTGCGTAGAACCTTCTTTAGCTTTTATCACTTCAGAGATTCCATTTTCACCCTTTGAAAAATACGTGACCCCAAGAGGTTTTACGTTTGGTAAACCATAGCCCTCAGGCAATACATCTCCCAATAAAATAGTTGCTTCAAATGGTCCATTTTTGGTATACTGagtatttgatttttccaaaattttatttaaattatctgGTGAAGGATTTAGTATAAGAAATTTCACTTTATCAGACATGATGGCcttcaatttattgattcaaaCTCTTGGTTCATCTCATTACTGGACATTGCAATCCAAGctggaatttttttttttccaaaatacacatcgaaaaaaaaatacatcACGTGACACATTGAttttgtgtgtgttttgtattgtttgtttacatttttGAACCAATgcacatttttttttttttttcctttttctaAACACAATTACGTTAGTCGTAACAACCATTAGTCAGAACACTCCTATATAACCCATGTCCAACAATATTAAAGTATCAGTTAGAGTTAGACCTTTATTACCACGGGAACTAAAAACCAAACCATCCGATGGCGGGTCTACTCCAGTATCATTAGTGTCTATGCCCCCGTCAGATCCCCATAAAGTTCTATTAACCAACCCTAAGGAACAATttaaaaacaatatcagTGCTGACAACAAGACCAAgagttttttatttgatgagTGTATTTGGTCATTTAATAAGACAGATCTGAATTACACagataattttaaatattatGAGAAAACGGGACCACAATTGTTGTCCCATTTCTTTGAAGGCTATAACGTTTGTCTTTTGGCCTATGGTCAAACAGGATCAGGCAAAACTTATACAATGATGGGCGATAAAACCGAACTGCCAGGGATAATACCATTGTTAATaaaagatattttaaaGCAAATGGAGATTTCTGTCAATgagaaaatcaattgtgaattgaaatttctgTACATTGAAATATACAACGAGCAAGTCAAGGATTTGCTTACAGGTGACACCAAAAATGGGAATGGGAACAGCACACATATAAGCCAAAAGTGTAAAGTTAGGGAACACCCTGTTACAGGTCCATATGTCGAGAATGTTAAAGAGCACAATATTGAGAATTATACCCAGTTTTTGAAGTTGTTAGCTAAAGGTAATTCCAATCGTTCAACAGCTTCTACATCAATGAATGATAAAAGTTCAAGAAGTCATGCAATCATCACTTTGACATTAAAGCAAACCaagtttgaaaaatataatggCTCTAGTAGTGATTCCGATGAAACCAATAGCATTGGTGATGCCAGTGAAGAAATGGTTTCCAACATCAAGTTGGTTGATCTTGCTGGTTCAGAAAGACTacagaaaacaaaattatacGGTCAACACGAAAGAATCAAAGAAGGAACTTTGATTAACAAATCATTAGCTGTTTTGGGAAGATGTATAAATTTACTTTCAAGCAATCCATCAGCATTGGTTCCCTATCgtgaatcaattttaacatatctattaaaagaaaatcttgGTGGGAACTCAAAAACCTGTATGATATTCTGTGTCTCTCCTGTTGATTATGAGGAAACCCATCAAACATTGAATTATGCCAATGAAGTGAAAAAGATTAAAACATTAGCCAAGgcaaataaaacaaaactttCAAATGTTCCTATTGATTGGCAACAATTACAGCTGACAgataaaacaattattcAATCTTTGAAGAATGAAATTGACGTTTTgacaaacaaattaaaccaaatgcaacaattaaatgaaCCCAAATCTCATCCACcacaatcaataaataatataattgaatatttggATAAAGAAACTAATAAAgtaaaatttgaaaataaatatttgaaacaaatgaTGAACACCAAAAACAATCATATCAAGGAATTGAACAATCacattgattttatttcaaatgAATATCAATCGTTATATAATGATtatgaagaattaaaacGGTCAAGTTTGCTTAATAGGAAAcaagaattgttgaaagaaTGTGAATCGAATAAGGGACACATGGATATGGAGTTGAGGGAGtttgaacaatttttaGTAAACGCTGTAGGTAACTAAATATAGAACAGCATTGTTGAAATGTATATAATGGGAAAAATAGGTTTGAATAAGATAGTATTGAGATATAGGCTATAGTTAATTTGTATTTGATCAGACCAAGTCAAGCCTATTTGAATGGATGATTTGTGATCAACCTTTCAATATGTGTAAACCTGATAGGTTGTACTTGAATTTTCGTGACAGATGTACATCTTATTGATCCATTCACAGAAGTCTTTGCATTTGATAacattttttattatttctgTTATGAAGTTACTTGTACCTTTGAGCCCCACTTTTTATATATCAAAATTCAGAAATAGTTTCTAATTTGTACGGACATATGGGTGATCGTGGAAAAAAGCATGGTAATTCGTATTTTTGCGACACTGTCTGCCAAGAAAATGTACTTGCAGTTTGTCACATAGGTTTGACATAAAAGTACACGGTGACCACGAATTAAACAAACATTATcgtatttatatatttgaaaacaacataaaagatatttttaaaatactaaatttaaaattagagaattaaaattactgttgaaacaaagaaaattgtttaaacttgattttctttagaTTCTGAGTTGGAATCATCATTCATCAATTTGTCTTCTTGATGTTCAACTTCCATCTTTCTTGCCAATTCAGCATCTGAAGCAATAGGAATAGTTGGTTGCCAAGATCTTGTTCTCCAAGCAGGAATATTTTCTTCCCACATTTGACCAATTTCTTCCAATCTTTTACCCTTGGTTTCTGGGAATCCAAAGTAGACATGGGTACCCATGGCTAAACAGAATACACCATAAATGATATATGTTTTCCAActaatatttttgaaacCAGATGGGGTATACATGGCAATAGCGAAATTCAAAATCCAGTTGGCAGCAGTGGAAATGGCATTACCACGTTGAGAAACTCTGTTATCACCCCAGATTTCAGCACAATAGACCCAAATACCAACCCCCCAAGTAAAGGCAAAGGAAGCGACGAACAAGTAACAACAAGCAATGGCACCTTTAGAAGCAGATTTGTTATCAAGTGGAATTCTGATGTTGACTGAGTCGTTACCACTATCTGGCCAAGCAACAGAATACTTACCTAAGATACCAGCAAGACCGAATTGGAAAGCCATCATCATGGTAGCACCACCGATTAATAATGGTCTTCTACCAATCTTATCAATGAAGTATAAAGCTGGGGCAGTAACACAAGTGTTTATAACATATTGAATAGAAGAAGCAACCAAGTTACTGTTACCGGAATAACCTGCCATTTGGAAAATATAAACGATATAGTACATCATAACGTTCATACCAGTCAACTGTTGCCAAATTTGTGCAAAAATAGCAGTAAATGTTCtataaagatattttttGGTAAACAAAGTAGCATATCCAATATGCTTGCTTGATTGTTCtaacaataattgatcTTTGATTTCAGAAATTTCAATCAAAACATCGGGGTTTTCACGATCACCATGAGCTTGAATCTTGgcaacaatttcttcagCGGCTTCCCATTGACCTTGTTTAGCCAACCAACGAGGAGATTCTGGGATAAAGAAACAACCCAAGAATAAACAAAGACCAGGAACAATTTGAATACCCCAAGCAATTCTGAAAGAAGCAACACCATTAATGTGACCTAAACCAAATGAGATATAGAACATAATTAATATACCCAAAGTGACAAAGAATTGGAACATACCACCAATGAAACCTCTAATTTTTCTTGGGGCCAATTCAGCACCATAGACAGGGGCAACAGCAGAACCAaaaccaacaccaataCCGGAAATAATTCTACCAATGATTAATTGAGCACGATTTTGAACTGAGGATTGAATAGCAGCACCGACCATCCAGAAGAAGGCACAGATTAACAATGATAATCTTCTACCGAAAGGTTCAGAAACAAATGAAGAAGCAATCGAACCGAAAAATGATCCTAAAGCCATGGAAGAAGTAATAAACCCTTGAATATCTGATCCTGGAGAATCAAAGAATCTCATATATGGACCAGAACCGATGAAGGCTGACATAGAAGAAATATCAAAACCAAACATCATACCAGCAATGGTGGATATACTAGCAATGAAGAAAACATTGTAAATTTTTGGGAGCTTATCCAAGTAAGcattaatttttaaagcAGGTCCAGAAAAGATTCTTTCAATCTTGGACGACATGTTTGAAAGTGTGAGTTGACTATATTAGATAgagaaacaagaaaaggagaattcaataaaaaatatttcgAATAAATGAAGGGGGATCTACATAGGCTTAtatagttttagttttagtatTGTTTctataatataaaaaaccaaaaaaaaaaaaaaaaaaaaacaaacgtAGAACACAACATAAACACGAAATCCAGCAGAATGGCTTACTCCCCTCCATCTCCCCggattttcttttattattttccttactaaagaataaaaaaaaaaaattttattgtcACTCTTTGTTTGTGGTGTTTTAGTAATTTGTTAAATAATAGTATGGAGTGGTTTTTTTAGTCCGTGTCTGCattatatgtatgtattcattatatattattgttggtattacaatggatttgaaatttttccCCAAATAACCCCAAAAAAACTAGTTTTAGATTTTGTGcgtattttgttttggatTGTCGCGGATAATTAGAAATTTTGCAGTTaaccaaaataaaaaaaaaaaaaaaagaccgACAGATAAAAGAATGACCTGGAACCAGCCAGCAATGTAACACTTGTAAGATACATAGATAAATATACCACTTCTAACccagatttttttttttttgaagttCTTAATGTTCAACTCAAGATATGATTACATtgatatttgttttgatttaagTTTGGAAAACTGCTTAACAATTAAACGTTGGTACTTATTAACCAGTAATAGAGAACTACAAAAGAAAGCAAgtctttatttttaatgaGCGAACggataaattattttcttgtCAGGCAGACATTAGAGAATGAAAATGGTCTAGACACATATGGCCAATTAGAAGTTTCTCCATTCTGGTGTTTGTGTCAgacaagaaaatttttttctcctCCCACAGATCTCCAGATTTCATATTTCCTGTGGGGGGCGGGGAGGGGACAAAGGGACAAGAGACGAATGTACACAAATTAACGAGTAAGAGGATAGATTTAACGAACAACAAAGTAAGGTGATATTGGgagatttattattcttatttttttaaagtgcaatgaacaacaaaatcgTATGTTAATAATAGTGAGAACTAGTCCTGCTGTAGTTTTTAAGTTAACTATAGACCTCTtggtttttattatttcgTTGATATGAATTGTTGTCCTTCATCCACGCCAATCAAAGGCTTATATCTCTGTTGGTATTCTGAAATTGTATATGCATGATTATAGTTTTTCTAtgtaattttgaaaatcaagTAACTTTTTTGCATGCAACTCTCTCTTAGGATCGGAATACGGATAATATTTTAAGAGAATATAACTCCGGTGGCTCTAAGAATATTATCGGCATTATAATCGAGTCCAGAAGTAACAAAATGTGCATTGATGGCTATATGGAGGGTCGGTAATTAAAAGTGGGGTTGGTTGAATTAGTTTTTAGATGCTTTTGAAATTGGCTACTAAAGTGAAGAGTTACTGTGAATTTTAGATATTCACGCTAATAATTTCTAGACTATTGTAGCAAATTAGAAAAAGTTTTAAAGTAGGAAACTAATGAAAGGGGGAGGGGGTATATTTAAGAGAACCTGCTCTACTACGTTGCATTGAAGGTTGCCAGTTTCCATGAGCTTGAATTCAACTCTAAGCAGCACTTTCAAAGAAAGGTCTCATCAGTTTTGGAATATCTGGTTGGCTGTGGTCGAATTAGCATCAGCTAATGAAAGCCAATCTTAACTTGGTGACTCAGACCTATAACCAATAATATTCTTAACTAAATGGGTAGTAGTCGTATTtccaattaataaaaatagtGACCTGGAAGGTTCagatttaaacaaattattattaagcTAAACGAATAGATATTAGATCTCTAAACAATACTTAGAACTTACAGGATTAAAAAGATATATTCCCGCGCAGTGATATTTCCATCTAACATTCATTTTTTATCCGGACAACAGACCCCGCTTCTACTTCTAAATGttcaataattaatcaTCGACATCCCAGTGTTGGTATAAGAATGCTATTAATCAACTTGTTCTATGAAACGGTCCAACTTGAACATTCGGATAATAGAGAATTAACAGAATAAGTTTCACTTTGTTTCTCGGATTATTTAAA
This is a stretch of genomic DNA from Candida dubliniensis CD36 chromosome 1, complete sequence. It encodes these proteins:
- a CDS encoding high-affinity glucose transporter, putative (Similar to C. albicans HGT2;~Similar to C. albicans HGT1) — encoded protein: MSSKIERIFSGPALKINAYLDKLPKIYNVFFIASISTIAGMMFGFDISSMSAFIGSGPYMRFFDSPGSDIQGFITSSMALGSFFGSIASSFVSEPFGRRLSLLICAFFWMVGAAIQSSVQNRAQLIIGRIISGIGVGFGSAVAPVYGAELAPRKIRGFIGGMFQFFVTLGILIMFYISFGLGHINGVASFRIAWGIQIVPGLCLFLGCFFIPESPRWLAKQGQWEAAEEIVAKIQAHGDRENPDVLIEISEIKDQLLLEQSSKHIGYATLFTKKYLYRTFTAIFAQIWQQLTGMNVMMYYIVYIFQMAGYSGNSNLVASSIQYVINTCVTAPALYFIDKIGRRPLLIGGATMMMAFQFGLAGILGKYSVAWPDSGNDSVNIRIPLDNKSASKGAIACCYLFVASFAFTWGVGIWVYCAEIWGDNRVSQRGNAISTAANWILNFAIAMYTPSGFKNISWKTYIIYGVFCLAMGTHVYFGFPETKGKRLEEIGQMWEENIPAWRTRSWQPTIPIASDAELARKMEVEHQEDKLMNDDSNSESKENQV